A genomic stretch from Enterobacter oligotrophicus includes:
- a CDS encoding fatty acid desaturase, with translation MGKRHSLYLHEQQRNEIHHLAAGFLWRSELPTWLLIITLYGGWFSTLAYWQTLGLLPATLLLVWFTAWYMSLQHELIHGHPTRFPRINQLFGTLPLAVWYPYGLYRDSHLAHHRNDHLTVPVDDPESYYFTEESWARFSPWQQRLIHARNTFIGRVLLAPLLDIVQTLNSAVVAFRQRHLRAIVMWLVHVALLVVLFAWMDHIGFSPLWFVLAVSYPALALTKVRSFLEHRAADDPLARSVINEAGLFWQVLFLNLNYHSVHHDLPGVPWYGLKSIYLRNRDDYQQRNHGFLVKGYGEWLRQFWGKAVDITVHPGIKKD, from the coding sequence ATGGGTAAACGACACTCCCTCTATTTGCATGAACAACAACGCAATGAGATTCATCATCTCGCCGCGGGTTTTCTGTGGCGAAGTGAACTACCAACCTGGCTCTTAATCATCACTCTTTACGGCGGCTGGTTTTCCACGCTGGCGTACTGGCAAACGCTGGGGTTGCTGCCCGCCACGCTGCTGCTTGTCTGGTTTACCGCCTGGTATATGTCACTTCAGCATGAGTTAATTCATGGTCATCCCACGCGTTTCCCGCGGATTAACCAGCTTTTCGGCACGCTGCCGTTGGCTGTCTGGTATCCGTATGGTCTGTACCGGGATTCCCACCTGGCCCATCACCGTAACGATCACCTGACTGTTCCGGTGGATGATCCGGAGTCATACTATTTTACCGAAGAGAGCTGGGCGCGGTTTTCGCCGTGGCAGCAAAGGCTCATCCACGCGCGGAATACCTTTATCGGACGCGTGCTGCTGGCACCGCTGCTGGATATTGTTCAGACACTCAACAGCGCGGTGGTGGCGTTTCGGCAGCGTCACCTTCGGGCGATAGTGATGTGGCTGGTGCATGTTGCGCTGCTGGTTGTGCTTTTCGCCTGGATGGATCACATCGGTTTCTCACCTCTCTGGTTTGTGCTGGCGGTGAGCTACCCTGCGCTGGCGCTGACTAAGGTGCGCTCCTTCCTTGAACATCGCGCGGCGGACGATCCTTTGGCGCGGTCGGTGATTAACGAGGCCGGACTGTTCTGGCAGGTGCTGTTTTTAAATCTCAACTATCATTCAGTGCACCACGATCTCCCTGGTGTACCCTGGTACGGGTTGAAGAGTATCTATCTGCGAAATCGCGACGATTATCAACAGCGAAACCACGGTTTTCTGGTGAAAGGATACGGCGAATGGCTTCGCCAGTTCTGGGGCAAGGCGGTGGACATTACCGTTCATCCGGGAATTAAAAAGGATTAG
- a CDS encoding phosphate/phosphite/phosphonate ABC transporter substrate-binding protein, protein MSNLLAFPMYAVDRANTDALWRVVQTLLAARGVAVGDAAPGAPDVELLEHWRDPRLILSQTCGYPLVTQLPDVQVVGCFHYSAPGCEGEQYRSFLVVREEDKHHQLADFRGRRAVCNSLDSQSGYNALLKKVAPLAVNGRFFSQMNVSGSHRQSLRAVRRGEGDIAAIDCVTYTLLQRHEPQLSEGLAVIDCTPLTPGLPLITSRATSADTLHALRDALNALVKAPEYRGVCDAVLIKGFSEMTRQPYARLLAPY, encoded by the coding sequence ATGAGTAACCTGCTGGCGTTCCCGATGTATGCTGTGGATCGCGCAAATACCGACGCGTTATGGCGGGTAGTTCAAACGCTGCTGGCCGCGCGCGGCGTGGCGGTGGGCGATGCTGCGCCAGGTGCACCGGACGTGGAATTGCTGGAACACTGGCGAGATCCCCGGCTTATTTTGAGCCAGACCTGCGGCTATCCGCTGGTCACACAGTTGCCAGACGTGCAGGTTGTCGGCTGTTTTCACTACTCTGCACCGGGCTGCGAAGGGGAGCAGTACCGCAGTTTTCTGGTGGTGCGTGAGGAAGATAAACATCATCAGCTTGCCGATTTTCGCGGGCGGCGTGCGGTATGTAACTCGCTCGATTCCCAGTCAGGCTATAACGCCCTGCTGAAAAAGGTGGCACCGCTCGCAGTTAACGGACGATTTTTCTCGCAGATGAACGTTAGCGGCAGCCATCGCCAATCATTGAGGGCTGTAAGGCGCGGGGAAGGGGACATCGCGGCTATCGACTGCGTAACGTATACGCTGCTGCAACGCCATGAACCACAATTATCTGAAGGACTGGCAGTGATTGATTGTACTCCACTGACGCCGGGTTTGCCGTTAATCACCTCCCGTGCGACATCAGCCGACACCCTGCATGCCCTTCGGGATGCGCTGAATGCGCTGGTAAAAGCACCGGAATACAGAGGCGTTTGCGATGCCGTGTTGATTAAGGGATTTAGTGAGATGACGCGTCAGCCGTATGCCCGGCTTCTCGCTCCGTATTAA
- a CDS encoding MFS transporter produces MNTCVAAREAATPAKPAWRAVYSLGLGVFGLITAEFLPASLLTPMAASLGVTEGMAGQAVTATALVALVTGLLITSATKSIDRRWVLMFFSVLQIISSLLVAFAPTLHVLLMGRLLLGIAIGGFWAMSTATAMRLVPADKVPKALAVIFSSVSIATVVAAPLGSYLGSLIGWRNVFILCILPSMLALLWQLWVLPSMKPESSGSLGTLFRVLRRPGMIGGMLATILIFSGHFAFFTYLRPFLETVGQASVESISLILLGFGLANFVGTSLAGHLLARNLRLTLALVPFVMGVLALTMVAFGHLAMLDGLLVALWGFAFGLVPVGWSTWLATTVPDEAESAGGLLVASIQLAISAGAAGGGAVFDLNGASGVFMGSGLLLVTAMVIVFMGVRVKAE; encoded by the coding sequence ATGAACACATGTGTCGCAGCGAGAGAGGCCGCTACGCCCGCAAAACCCGCCTGGCGAGCCGTCTATTCTCTGGGGCTGGGGGTGTTTGGCTTGATTACGGCGGAGTTCCTGCCAGCCAGTTTATTAACGCCGATGGCGGCAAGCCTGGGCGTGACGGAAGGCATGGCCGGACAAGCCGTGACCGCCACCGCCCTGGTGGCGCTGGTCACCGGATTGCTTATCACGTCAGCCACCAAAAGCATCGACCGTCGTTGGGTACTGATGTTCTTCTCTGTTTTACAGATTATCTCCAGCCTGCTGGTTGCTTTCGCGCCCACGCTGCATGTGCTGTTGATGGGACGTCTGCTGCTCGGTATCGCGATTGGGGGATTCTGGGCGATGTCCACCGCCACGGCAATGCGTCTGGTGCCTGCCGATAAAGTGCCCAAAGCGCTGGCGGTGATCTTCTCCAGCGTGTCGATTGCAACGGTAGTGGCTGCGCCGTTGGGGAGTTATCTGGGTAGCCTGATTGGCTGGCGTAACGTCTTTATCCTTTGTATTTTGCCTAGCATGCTGGCGCTGTTGTGGCAGCTGTGGGTGCTCCCGTCAATGAAACCGGAAAGTAGCGGCAGTCTGGGAACGTTATTCCGCGTGCTGCGACGTCCGGGAATGATCGGCGGGATGCTGGCGACGATTCTGATCTTCAGCGGTCATTTCGCCTTCTTCACCTACCTGCGTCCGTTCCTGGAAACCGTCGGGCAGGCGAGTGTGGAAAGCATCTCGCTGATCCTGCTGGGCTTCGGGCTCGCCAACTTTGTCGGCACGTCTCTCGCCGGACATCTGCTGGCACGCAACTTACGTCTGACGCTGGCGCTGGTGCCTTTTGTGATGGGTGTACTGGCGCTGACCATGGTGGCGTTTGGTCATCTGGCGATGCTGGACGGGTTACTGGTCGCGCTGTGGGGCTTTGCCTTTGGCCTGGTGCCGGTGGGCTGGTCAACCTGGCTTGCAACCACGGTTCCGGATGAAGCAGAAAGTGCCGGAGGGCTGCTGGTGGCGTCCATCCAGCTGGCGATAAGCGCGGGTGCGGCAGGGGGCGGTGCGGTGTTCGATCTCAACGGTGCCAGCGGGGTATTCATGGGGAGCGGCTTGTTGCTGGTGACCGCAATGGTGATCGTGTTTATGGGCGTCAGAGTTAAGGCGGAGTAG
- a CDS encoding GlxA family transcriptional regulator: MKKILIIVPDGGMLFEAAGIADILMQANRLHPEGTAHPCYRIIIATTQPHQVIHGQSGLNLLADYRLPELDPREPLDTIIITGRGMNEQESTAVVDWLHLAAPHARRIASICGGAMLLAQTGLLDGRRATTHWRLLETMQTLYPAITVEGGPLYIQDGPVWTSGGVSSGFDLTLALVEDDYGFSLARDVAQDMVMYLRRPGGQLQFSRYNLQHSGSTGPISELQTWILQNLTADLCVENLAERVAMSPRNFTRVFTRDTGVSPARYVTEARLAAARQLLEQTAETLENIAEKSGFGSSINLRRVFEKQLHLTPGEYRQRFHCRKMA, from the coding sequence ATGAAGAAGATCCTGATTATCGTTCCTGACGGCGGCATGCTGTTTGAAGCCGCCGGTATCGCCGACATTCTGATGCAGGCCAACCGGCTGCACCCGGAAGGCACGGCCCATCCCTGCTATCGCATTATCATTGCGACCACCCAGCCTCACCAGGTGATCCACGGCCAGTCCGGGTTAAACCTGCTGGCAGACTACCGCCTGCCGGAGCTGGACCCGCGCGAGCCGCTGGACACCATCATCATTACCGGGCGTGGCATGAACGAGCAGGAGAGCACCGCCGTGGTGGACTGGCTGCATCTTGCTGCTCCGCATGCGCGTCGGATTGCCTCCATTTGTGGCGGTGCGATGCTGCTGGCACAAACCGGTTTGCTTGATGGACGGCGCGCGACGACGCACTGGCGGTTGCTGGAAACCATGCAAACGCTGTACCCGGCAATCACGGTTGAAGGCGGCCCGCTCTATATCCAGGATGGCCCAGTCTGGACCTCAGGAGGCGTCAGCTCCGGGTTCGATCTCACGCTGGCGCTGGTTGAGGACGATTACGGTTTTTCCCTCGCCCGCGATGTCGCCCAGGATATGGTGATGTATCTGCGCCGCCCTGGCGGACAATTGCAGTTCAGCCGTTATAACCTGCAGCATTCCGGCTCCACCGGCCCGATTAGCGAGCTACAGACCTGGATACTGCAAAACCTCACCGCCGATTTGTGTGTGGAAAATCTGGCGGAAAGAGTCGCCATGAGTCCACGCAATTTCACCCGCGTGTTTACTCGCGATACGGGCGTCTCTCCGGCGCGTTATGTGACCGAAGCACGCCTTGCCGCCGCTCGCCAGCTGCTTGAGCAAACAGCGGAGACGCTTGAGAACATTGCGGAGAAAAGTGGTTTTGGCAGCAGCATCAATCTGCGCCGCGTTTTCGAGAAACAACTTCATCTCACGCCGGGTGAATACCGCCAGCGCTTCCACTGCCGCAAAATGGCGTAA
- a CDS encoding AraC family transcriptional regulator yields the protein MSVQSPDLISELLRGMRLSGVKYRRIEASSPFGVAFQQAPGKAQFHFVSHGTALLRMESGATFGLNGGDALFIPNGNAHALLSDEHANVTPVNAFPSEPICNSVCAIRCEPCPESEKTVIFSGCMDFELGGMQPLIKAMPEVMMVSRLMSTWPEIHPLLAAMERESMTRQVGFAGILARLADVVAALIVRGWVEAGCGKATGWVQVLRDPRLSRAIYAMHQQPGVNWSVADLAKEAGTSRSVFAERFLSATGTTPAKYLAELRMRLAIQYIRHEHQPVETVALRLGYGSLAAFSRAFKRIVGHAPGTLREASQAPEEV from the coding sequence ATGAGCGTCCAGTCACCCGATTTAATCAGCGAGCTTTTACGGGGTATGCGCCTGTCGGGCGTGAAATACCGGCGGATCGAAGCCAGCTCACCGTTTGGCGTGGCATTTCAGCAAGCGCCTGGGAAGGCACAGTTTCACTTCGTGAGCCACGGTACGGCACTGCTGCGCATGGAGAGCGGCGCGACGTTCGGGTTGAATGGCGGCGATGCCTTATTCATCCCAAACGGCAACGCCCATGCCCTCCTCTCTGACGAACATGCGAACGTGACGCCGGTGAATGCCTTTCCAAGCGAGCCAATATGTAACTCGGTCTGCGCCATTCGCTGCGAACCCTGCCCGGAGAGTGAGAAGACCGTTATCTTCAGCGGATGCATGGATTTTGAGCTTGGCGGGATGCAGCCGCTGATTAAGGCGATGCCGGAAGTGATGATGGTAAGCCGGTTAATGTCCACCTGGCCGGAGATCCACCCACTGCTGGCGGCCATGGAGCGTGAGTCGATGACGCGTCAGGTCGGGTTTGCCGGAATACTGGCACGTCTGGCGGATGTGGTCGCCGCGCTGATTGTGCGCGGCTGGGTAGAAGCCGGGTGCGGCAAAGCCACGGGTTGGGTACAGGTGCTACGCGATCCCCGTCTGAGCCGGGCGATTTATGCCATGCATCAGCAACCTGGCGTAAACTGGAGCGTGGCAGATCTGGCGAAAGAGGCGGGCACATCGCGCTCCGTATTTGCTGAACGTTTTCTCTCGGCTACGGGCACCACGCCGGCAAAATACCTCGCCGAGTTAAGGATGCGGCTGGCGATCCAGTACATACGCCATGAGCATCAGCCTGTCGAAACCGTCGCGCTGCGTCTGGGATACGGGTCGCTGGCGGCGTTTAGCCGGGCGTTTAAGCGCATCGTCGGCCATGCGCCGGGAACATTGCGGGAAGCCAGCCAGGCCCCGGAAGAGGTCTGA
- the gap gene encoding type I glyceraldehyde-3-phosphate dehydrogenase has product MVKVGINGFGRIGRNVLRAALGNPEIQIAAINDLTDSKTLAHLLKYDSLLGTLPVPVEAADGALQVDGQRITVFSERDPANIPWRDVGVDVVIEATGFFTERDKAAVHITHGGAKRVIISAPGKNDDLTIVMGVNHTLYDPAQHVVVSNGSCTTNGLAPAAQVLHQAFGIEHGLMNTTHAYTNSQALHDQPEKDLRGARAAALSIVPYSSGAAKALGKVIPELDGRLTGYSLRVPVPVVSIVDLTVTLSRDVTADEVNDAFRKAATSGALKGILGYSDEPLVSSDYQGDPRSSIIDGLSTLVIGGNMVKILAWYDNEWGFSNRLVDLAVWMDKKGL; this is encoded by the coding sequence ATGGTTAAGGTCGGTATTAACGGTTTCGGCCGTATCGGGCGTAATGTTCTGCGTGCAGCGCTGGGTAATCCGGAAATTCAGATTGCCGCTATCAACGATCTGACAGACAGCAAAACGCTTGCTCATCTGCTGAAATATGATTCCCTGCTCGGTACGCTGCCAGTTCCTGTTGAAGCGGCAGACGGCGCTCTGCAGGTGGATGGTCAGCGGATCACGGTGTTTAGCGAACGCGACCCGGCAAATATCCCCTGGCGTGATGTCGGCGTTGACGTGGTGATTGAAGCGACAGGTTTCTTCACCGAACGTGACAAAGCCGCGGTGCATATTACGCACGGCGGGGCGAAACGCGTCATCATCTCCGCACCAGGCAAGAACGACGATCTGACGATCGTGATGGGTGTCAACCACACGCTGTACGATCCCGCTCAGCACGTTGTGGTGAGTAACGGCAGTTGCACCACGAACGGACTCGCTCCGGCGGCTCAGGTGTTGCATCAGGCGTTCGGTATTGAGCATGGGTTAATGAATACCACCCACGCCTATACCAACAGCCAGGCGCTGCACGATCAGCCGGAGAAAGATCTGCGTGGTGCGCGAGCTGCAGCGCTGTCGATTGTCCCTTACTCCAGCGGGGCGGCTAAAGCGCTGGGCAAAGTGATCCCTGAGCTGGATGGGCGTCTGACCGGGTATTCTCTGCGCGTTCCTGTTCCGGTAGTGTCGATTGTCGATTTAACGGTAACGCTAAGCCGTGATGTCACCGCCGACGAGGTGAATGACGCGTTCCGCAAAGCCGCCACCAGCGGAGCACTGAAGGGGATTCTGGGTTACAGCGATGAGCCGCTGGTCTCCAGCGATTACCAGGGCGACCCGCGATCGTCCATTATCGACGGGCTCTCAACGCTGGTCATTGGCGGCAACATGGTCAAGATCCTGGCGTGGTATGACAACGAGTGGGGCTTCTCGAACCGACTGGTGGACCTGGCCGTGTGGATGGATAAGAAAGGGTTGTAA